The following coding sequences lie in one Gemmatimonadota bacterium genomic window:
- the ccoG gene encoding cytochrome c oxidase accessory protein CcoG — protein MLGFSHTREWVYPQSIQGRFMTLRRWTFAGLHLLLFVAPWITVSGYPLLRIDIPARRVFLFGQIFTPYDTIFLLLLLLFLAFSLFFFTAIFGRIWCGYACPQTVFLETWIRPIELWIEGDRTTRKRRDAQGLSFDLAWRKLLKWTLFAAVSFLIAMALVSLFAGARELWTGRAGPVAYAFVGVVTVAWFWDFTWFREQFCSYLCPYARFQSALADEESLIVTYDEGRGEPREKGKLAATEGRCIDCNKCVVVCPQGIDIRNGFQLECIQCARCIDACTTVMEPLGHETLVAYGSVAESQGRIVRRWRPRTFVYAGLLAALVVAGGTLMVRRVPFEAAVNRAPGSLFAVDPDGFVRNTFLLEVTNKDPRPGAVQYQVALEGVDGAEMLAPPLELGASESRTLPLVVRIPANAATARSLPLRVRVSSDRDEVVLPTTFLTGGAIHGGAAR, from the coding sequence ATGCTGGGCTTCAGCCATACACGCGAGTGGGTCTATCCCCAGTCCATCCAGGGTCGCTTCATGACCTTGCGTCGGTGGACCTTCGCGGGCCTCCACCTGCTGTTGTTCGTGGCCCCGTGGATCACCGTGAGTGGCTACCCGCTCCTGCGGATCGACATCCCGGCGCGGAGGGTCTTCCTGTTCGGGCAGATCTTCACGCCCTACGACACGATCTTCCTCCTCCTGCTCCTGCTGTTCCTCGCGTTCTCGCTGTTCTTCTTCACCGCCATCTTCGGGCGGATCTGGTGTGGATACGCCTGTCCCCAGACGGTCTTCCTGGAGACGTGGATCCGCCCCATCGAGCTGTGGATCGAAGGCGACCGGACCACGCGCAAGCGCCGCGACGCCCAGGGCCTCAGCTTCGACCTGGCCTGGCGCAAGCTCCTGAAGTGGACGCTGTTCGCGGCGGTCTCCTTCCTGATCGCCATGGCGCTGGTCAGCCTCTTCGCCGGCGCGCGGGAGCTGTGGACCGGGCGGGCCGGTCCGGTTGCCTACGCGTTCGTGGGGGTGGTGACCGTCGCCTGGTTCTGGGATTTCACCTGGTTCCGTGAGCAGTTCTGCAGCTACCTCTGTCCCTACGCGCGCTTCCAGAGCGCCCTGGCGGACGAAGAGAGCCTGATCGTCACGTACGACGAGGGTCGCGGCGAGCCGCGGGAGAAGGGGAAGCTGGCCGCGACGGAAGGCCGCTGTATCGACTGCAACAAGTGCGTGGTGGTCTGCCCGCAGGGGATCGACATCCGCAACGGCTTCCAGCTCGAGTGCATCCAGTGCGCCCGCTGCATCGACGCCTGCACCACCGTCATGGAGCCCTTGGGCCACGAGACGCTGGTGGCCTACGGCTCCGTCGCCGAATCGCAGGGACGGATCGTACGGCGCTGGCGGCCTCGCACGTTCGTGTACGCCGGGCTGCTGGCGGCGCTGGTCGTGGCCGGGGGAACGCTGATGGTCCGCCGCGTGCCCTTCGAGGCCGCGGTGAATCGGGCACCCGGCTCGCTCTTCGCGGTCGATCCCGACGGGTTCGTGCGGAACACCTTCCTCCTGGAGGTGACCAACAAGGATCCGAGGCCGGGCGCCGTGCAGTATCAGGTTGCCCTGGAGGGCGTGGACGGTGCCGAGATGCTGGCGCCCCCGCTCGAGCTGGGTGCGAGCGAGAGCCGCACGCTCCCGCTGGTGGTCCGTATCCCCGCGAACGCCGCCACCGCGCGCAGCCTGCCGCTCCGGGTCCGGGTGAGCAGCGACCGCGACGAGGTGGTCCTGCCGACGACCTTCCTGACCGGAGGAGCCATCCATGGCGGCGCAGCACGCTGA
- a CDS encoding c-type cytochrome has product MAKDTNRLLGHTDEADGIDEYDNPLPDWWLGLFWFTIVWAAAYGIHYHFIAERSAEKKLAAEMAAAEARWPAQAQGIATFAMTPDAIAAGEQVFQTNCFVCHGMALEGGIGPNLVDEEWIHGAQVDSILHVIANGVLDKGMPNWGSLLGPEKVNQVAAYVISLNPEVTQESAPTSEN; this is encoded by the coding sequence GTGGCCAAGGACACCAACCGCCTGCTCGGCCATACGGACGAGGCGGACGGCATCGACGAGTACGACAACCCCCTCCCGGATTGGTGGCTGGGCCTGTTCTGGTTCACCATCGTCTGGGCGGCGGCCTACGGGATCCACTACCACTTCATCGCCGAGCGCTCGGCCGAGAAGAAGCTGGCGGCCGAGATGGCCGCGGCCGAAGCGCGCTGGCCGGCGCAGGCCCAGGGGATCGCGACGTTCGCGATGACGCCGGACGCGATCGCGGCGGGCGAGCAGGTCTTCCAGACCAACTGCTTCGTCTGCCACGGGATGGCGCTGGAGGGCGGGATCGGACCGAACCTCGTGGACGAGGAATGGATCCACGGCGCACAGGTCGATTCCATCCTGCACGTCATCGCCAACGGCGTGCTCGACAAGGGCATGCCCAACTGGGGCAGCCTGCTGGGGCCGGAGAAGGTCAACCAGGTGGCTGCCTACGTCATCTCCCTCAACCCCGAGGTGACCCAGGAGTCCGCTCCCACGAGCGAGAACTAG
- a CDS encoding cbb3-type cytochrome c oxidase subunit 3, protein MNPLIHEAARSIELGWLMGVMTVVFFAVFLAWTWWAYAPSRRGLMEQYGRIPFEEGGE, encoded by the coding sequence ATGAACCCGCTGATCCACGAAGCGGCTCGCTCCATCGAGCTGGGCTGGCTGATGGGCGTGATGACGGTCGTCTTCTTCGCGGTCTTCCTGGCCTGGACGTGGTGGGCGTACGCGCCCTCCCGGCGGGGCCTGATGGAACAGTACGGACGCATCCCCTTCGAAGAGGGAGGAGAGTAG
- the ccoO gene encoding cytochrome-c oxidase, cbb3-type subunit II, translated as MADKHTQSHGDSEKAYGQIHRRIFEGRSAVFAVVTAVVISIGGLVEIVPMFTAHGPEAPEGVTPYTPLEVAGRDIYVREGCYLCHSQWVRPMRAEVLRYGEWSRAVEYTYDRPFLLGSRRMGPDLHRVGGKYPDAWHFEHMRDPRSTSPGSVMPPYPWLYERSIDPEDVAASVRALRRVGTPYTDADVANVSGSLQAQGQGVVDRLSATGSQTTWDSEIVALIAYLQRLGVDGRRMLSEQAGDAQ; from the coding sequence ATGGCCGACAAGCACACGCAGTCGCACGGCGACTCCGAGAAGGCGTACGGACAGATCCACCGGCGCATCTTCGAAGGGAGGAGCGCGGTCTTTGCGGTGGTCACCGCGGTGGTCATCTCCATCGGCGGGCTCGTCGAGATCGTGCCCATGTTCACGGCGCACGGACCCGAGGCCCCGGAGGGCGTCACGCCCTACACGCCCCTGGAAGTGGCCGGGCGTGACATCTACGTCCGCGAGGGCTGCTACCTCTGCCATTCGCAGTGGGTGCGCCCCATGCGCGCCGAGGTGCTCCGCTACGGCGAATGGAGCCGGGCCGTGGAGTACACCTACGACCGACCCTTCCTGCTCGGATCGCGCCGGATGGGACCCGACCTGCACCGGGTCGGCGGGAAGTATCCCGACGCCTGGCACTTCGAGCACATGCGCGACCCGCGCAGCACGTCTCCGGGGAGCGTGATGCCACCGTATCCCTGGCTCTACGAACGGTCCATCGACCCGGAGGACGTCGCCGCCTCGGTGCGCGCGCTCCGGCGCGTGGGGACGCCGTACACCGACGCCGACGTCGCCAACGTCTCCGGCAGCCTGCAGGCGCAGGGGCAGGGCGTCGTGGATCGCCTGTCCGCCACCGGCTCCCAGACCACATGGGACAGCGAGATCGTGGCCCTGATCGCGTACCTGCAACGCCTCGGCGTGGACGGACGGCGGATGCTCAGTGAGCAGGCGGGAGACGCGCAATGA
- a CDS encoding protoglobin domain-containing protein: protein MGYRTGGAGTPAQAEFEELKEMVAFGPEHATVLAEALEDLRPHLREVAEAFYATILEAPHARSVLKSPAQVERLKGTLVRWIEDVLAGPHDADFHGRQRRIGQVHVIHGVPPRYVFATMSTLREELRSRLEAVRGSERALAFASAFDRLTCVGLATVMDTYIETREERELDTLQGLLVSNLPATVLLIDAEGLVTSAAASDTGLFEGETSVRRPYLDVLPRTLVHAARLEARVERALATGHEVTLPRVDVEEDGRVRSFRISVVPLDHPRARALVHLADLTDVIQAESRVRQSETLAQLGAFSAAVAHELRNPLAGISGALQVISRSLDEDDRRRSVMEKVDGQLRRLDRMVGELLDLARPTEPRLAQVELGDPVRGAVELVQREFPAARIEVEGAGEALADPDLLGQILLNLLQNAAQAQDGAGRVLVQIDPAQVRVSDDGPGVPPANRRRIFDPFFTTRVRGTGLGLAICRRAALSMGADLHLTDGPLAGASFVLRWPT, encoded by the coding sequence GTGGGATATCGCACAGGCGGGGCGGGCACCCCCGCACAGGCCGAGTTCGAGGAGCTCAAGGAGATGGTGGCCTTCGGGCCGGAGCATGCGACCGTGCTCGCCGAGGCCCTCGAGGACCTGCGGCCCCACCTGCGTGAGGTGGCCGAGGCCTTCTACGCCACCATCCTGGAGGCGCCGCACGCCCGTTCGGTGCTCAAATCCCCAGCTCAGGTCGAACGGCTGAAGGGCACCCTGGTGCGCTGGATCGAGGACGTGCTGGCGGGCCCCCACGACGCCGACTTCCACGGGCGCCAGCGCCGCATCGGCCAGGTGCACGTCATCCACGGGGTCCCGCCCCGCTACGTCTTCGCCACCATGTCGACGCTGCGCGAGGAGCTGCGCAGCCGCCTGGAGGCGGTGCGGGGCTCCGAGCGCGCCCTGGCCTTCGCATCGGCCTTCGACCGGCTGACGTGCGTGGGGCTCGCCACGGTGATGGACACGTACATCGAGACGCGCGAGGAGCGGGAGCTGGACACCCTGCAGGGGCTGCTGGTCTCCAACCTCCCGGCCACGGTGCTCCTGATCGACGCCGAAGGCCTCGTGACGTCGGCCGCCGCGTCCGACACGGGGCTCTTCGAGGGGGAGACGTCGGTGCGCCGTCCCTACCTGGACGTGCTTCCCCGCACCCTGGTGCACGCCGCGCGGCTGGAGGCGCGCGTGGAGCGCGCCCTCGCCACCGGCCACGAGGTGACCCTGCCCCGGGTCGACGTGGAGGAGGATGGACGCGTGCGCAGCTTCCGCATCTCGGTCGTGCCCCTCGACCACCCGCGCGCCCGGGCCCTGGTGCACCTGGCGGACCTCACGGATGTCATCCAGGCGGAGTCCCGCGTGCGGCAGTCGGAGACCCTCGCCCAGCTGGGCGCGTTCTCGGCGGCCGTGGCGCACGAGCTGCGCAACCCGCTGGCCGGGATCTCGGGCGCGCTGCAGGTCATCTCCCGCTCCCTGGACGAGGACGACCGGCGCCGTTCCGTGATGGAGAAGGTGGACGGTCAGCTGCGGCGCCTGGACCGGATGGTCGGCGAGCTGCTGGACCTGGCCCGGCCCACCGAGCCGCGCCTCGCCCAGGTGGAGCTGGGCGATCCGGTCCGTGGCGCGGTGGAGCTCGTGCAGCGGGAGTTCCCCGCCGCCCGCATCGAGGTCGAGGGGGCGGGCGAGGCGCTGGCCGACCCCGATCTCCTGGGTCAGATCCTGCTCAACCTGCTCCAGAACGCCGCCCAGGCGCAGGACGGGGCGGGCCGCGTCCTCGTCCAGATCGACCCCGCCCAGGTCCGCGTGAGCGACGACGGGCCCGGCGTCCCGCCGGCGAACCGACGGCGTATCTTCGATCCCTTCTTCACCAC